The segment CAATCGAAATGAGTGCATTCCATGAAAAAGATCGTACTCGACCCACCCACCACAAAATCCGCACAACGCCCCTTCTTCACCATCAACCACGACATGCCCGCCGCCGAGGCGCTGGTCCACGCGATCCAGCTGATGCGCGGGATCGAAGACACCATCGATGAATACTGCTGCGCCCTGGCCGGGGAGCCGGGGTTGGGGATGCTGGTCAATGCCGCGCACAACGTGCAGATGGGGCGGGCGTTGGCGGAGCATGCGTTGAAGGCCGGGCAGGGCTGAGCTGGGATTCATCGCCAACCGCTACACCTGTGGGAAGCGGCCTTGCGTCGCGATGGGCTGCGCAGCAGCCCCGGCAATCTTGTGTGAGACGCAGATCTTGGGGCTGCTTCGCAGCCCATCTCGGCCGGACGGCGCCCCGGCAAGACCGCTCCCAAAAGGGCCGCGCCAGCCTCTAGAAATTGAACCTGCTGTTACGCATGCTCCTCCGGCCGTGGCCCTTCCTGCACCAGCACCATGCTTGCCGGCGACGACAGGGCAATACCCTCCTCGCGCAACCGCCCAAGAATGGTGAACAGCAAATCACTGCGGGTACCCGACACCTGCCGCGGCGAGGCCACGTAGCCGCTGACGCCGATCACCATGCCGCTGGCGGTCAAATCCTTGAACGTCACCGAGCTGGCCGGGGCATCGAGAATAGACTCATGCTCGTGGTACGCCGCCAGCAGCACTTCGCGCACCTTGGCAGGGTCCGTCTCCAGCGGCAGGGTCAGGGTGATGCCGACCACCCCCAGGGCATTGGCCATGGTCACGTTGCGCACGTTCTGCGAAATGAACTGCGAGTTGGGCACGATCACCGTCGAGCGGTCGGACATCTGGATTTCAGTGGCGCGCACGTTGATGCGGCGGATATCACCCTCGACACCGGCCAGGCTCACCCAGTCGCCCACCTTCACCGGGCGCTCGGTCAGCAGGATCAGGCCGGAGATGAAGTTCTGCACGATCTGCTGCAAACCAAAACCGATACCCACCGACAGCGCACTGACCACCCAGGTCAGGCTGGTGAGGTTGATGCGCAGGGTCGACATCACCAACATGGCCAGGAACAGGAAGCCCAGGTAACCGACCAGGGTCACCAGAGACGCGCGCATGCCGGCGTCCATGTCGGTTTCCGGCAGCAGGCGCTCGCTCAGCCAGCGCTTGACCACGCGGATGGCGAACCAGCCACCCACCAGCATCGCCAGCGCCAGGAAGATATCCGCAGGGACGATGTTCAGGTTGCCCAGCACCTTGCCGCCACTGCCGTCCCAGTCGGCCAGGCTCAGCAGCAGCTCGCCGGGGCTGGTGCCCGACGGCATGAACGCCAGCAATGCGGCGCAGAACAACAGCACGGTGCGGCCAATACCGGCCAGGATGGTGCTGGCCTGGGCTTGATGGCGCTGTTGCAGGCCCAGGGCCGAGGCCAGCGCCAGGCCACCGGGCTGGCGTGGCGACAGCAGGGTTTCGCAGAGGTCGCCAAACACTGTCACCAGCAAGTAGGCGCAGGTGGTGACCACACTGATCCAAAGCAACTTGGCGGTGAGGAAGTACGCCAGGGTGAGGTAACCGGCCAAAAGCGTCAGCAGAATCAACACCACCCACACCACGATCACGAACGGGATCAACCCGGCCAGGCCCGTCGGGCGCTCCAGTTCATGCTTGCGCCGGGTGCGGCGGTAGCTCACCAGCGCGGCGACGAACAGCAACGACACCACCAGCGCGGTCAGGCCGTTGGTGGCCAGGGTCAGCGCCAGGCTGGTGCCGATCACGCTGTTGATGCGTTCCTGGGTGAGCAGCACCATCAGGCTCAGGGCCAGTGCCTTGGGGAACCAGCCCAGGGCACTGGCCACTTCGTCGGGGATTGGCGGCAGGCGCCAGGACGGGCGCTGCAGCATCAGCATGGCGCGGCCGAGGCCTGCGATGAAGGCGCTGAACACCACCAGGGTGAGCACGTGGTTGGTCAGGCTGGCCACATCGCTGCCCAGCTCGGCGCTGCTCTCCAGCCCCCAGCGCAGCAGCGATACGGACCCTGCGATGGTGCCCAGAGTGGCCAGGCTCACGCCCAGTGCCAGGGCGCTGCGGCGCAGCCGGCCTTCGGGCAGCCAGCGCACCATGGCCTTGGCCAACAGCCGCTCGAGCAGCTTGCGCAGCAGAGTCCAGACCAGCACCGCCGCAATCAGCGCGGTGATGAACAACCCGCGGTTCTCGACGCTGAAGGCGCTGGCCACGGCATCGGCAGCCTCGCCGCGCAGCTCGCGCAGGCGCGCCACGTCTTCGTCGGTGGGGCGGATCAGGCTCGACCAGAACGCCGGGCTCAGCGGGCTGGCGGCGCGGCTGGTGATCTGCGAGTTGAACAGGCTGCGGCGCAGGTTGACGATTTGCGTGGACAGGTCGCGGGCCGACTGGGTGAGTGTGGCGGCCTCTTTCTGTTCGGCCAGCACCGCGTTTTTTTCATCGGTGAGCTGCTGGCGCTGGCGGGTGAGGCTTTCGGCCTCGTCGGCCTGCACCGGGCCGATCACCTTGAGCTGGTCGTCCAGGCGCTCGACATCGGTGGTGCGTTGGGTGGCCAGGGCATCGGCCTGGCGCTGCACCTGCATGGCCGACTGGCGCAGTTGCGAGAGCAAATCGTCATTGGCATTGGCGGTGACGCCCTGACGGATCTGGTCCAGCCGCTCGCTCAGTTGCTCAAGGCTCGCGTCTTCGTCCAGCACCTGCTGCTCGGCCACCGCCAGGCGCGATACCGGCGTGACAGGCGCCGCCCAGACCGGCATGGCCACCCACAACAGCAGGGCCAGGATGCCTGCATAAAATCGCTCAAGGCTGACACGCCCCATCGAACATTCCTCTAGCACAACACGACAAAGAGGAAATTCTACGCGTTCCGCAGGCTCAGGAGGGTGCCGTTTCTCGGCCCAGCAGCTGGCGTTTGCGCTCCACGCCCCAGCGGTAACCGCTGAGGTCGCCGTCGCGGCGCACTACCCGGTGGCAGGGGATGGCCACGGCGATGCTGTTGGCCGCGCAAGCCTGGGCCACGGCGCGCACCGCCCGGGGGGCGCCGATGCGCTCGGCGATGTCGCTGTAGCTGACCCGGCAGCCCGGCGGTACTTCGCGCAGCGCCTGCCACACGCGCTCCTGGAAGGCGGTGCCCTGCACATCCAGCGGCAAGGCCAGGCCCAGGGCTGGCGCTTCGACGAAACCGATCACCTCGGCGACCAGGCGCTCAAAGCCAGCGTCACCACCGACCAACTGGGCCTTGGGGAATTTGTCCTGCAGGTCACGCAGCAGCGGCTCGGGTTCATCGCCCAGGAAGATCGCGCAGATGCCGCGCTCGCTCTGCGCCACCAAAATCGCCCCCAGCGAGCACTGGGCCAGGGCAAAGCGGATCACCGCCCCCTCGCCGCCTGCACGATACTCGCGCGGGCGCATGCCCAGGCGTTCGCCTGCGCTTTCGTAGAAGCGGCTGTTGGAGTTGTAACCGGCATCGAAAATGGCCTCGGTGACGCTACCGGCCTCGCCCAGCCGCTCGCGCAGGCGCCGGGCACGAAATGCCGAGGCGTACGCCTTGGGGGTCAGGCCGGTTTCGGCCTTGAACTGGCGGTGCAGGTGAAACGGGCTGACGTTCAGTGCAGCGCCCAGTTGGTCGAGGCCGGGCGCCGGGTCGCCGGCTTCGATCAGGCGGCAGGCGCGGGCCACCAGGTCGGTGCGCCGTTGGGTGGCCCAACAGCGTTTGCAGGCCCGGTAGCCGGCAGCTTCGGCCTGGGCGGCGATGTCGAAGAACTCGACGTTCGCGCGCTTGGCCAGGCGCGATTTGCAGGCTGGCTGGCAGTACACGCCGGTGCTGCGCACGGCGTAGACAAAATGGCCGCAGGCGGCGCTGTCCCGGGCCTGCACAGCCTGCCAGCGCTCGGCGTCGGTGGTGTAGGGCTTCATCGGGGGCTCTCCGGGGGCGATGAGGCAAGCGTGACAGGGAAGGCCTGGGGGTTCACTCCGATTCTTGCAGGTAATTGTGCCTGGGGGCGCCGGTTTTTTGCTGCCGGTGCCGGCCTCATCGCCGGCTTGCTGGTTCTCATAGAACAAACTACAGCTCATTGGTTTAACACGGTCTCTGTGGGAAGCGGCCTTGTGTCGCGATGGGGCGCGAAGCGGCCCCAAGGCCTCGACCTCATACAAAATTGCCGGGGCTGCTGCGCAGCCCATCGCGACACAAGGCCGCTTCCCACAATGGCCGTGGCGCATCTGCGAGACGAGTTCTCTGCCCGACAACACAGCCCGAAGGGCTAGGTGATCTCCTGCAGGGGCAGCGCAGGGCTGACCATTCATCGATAAATGCCCCTCACTGGCGCAACGAATTTCTGGCATACCATTGATCTGCCTGTGCCGCCCCACATAGAATTGAGAACAATTAACAATCACATTCCCTGGGCAAGGCTCTTCTGACGATGCAGATCAATGACACGCTGAAACCGGCCGAGGTCGATCTGCTCTATCAAACCCACCACCGCTGGCTGCGCGGCTGGCTGACCGGGCGGGTGGGTTGTCGCGAGCACGCCGCAGACCTGGCCCAGGACACCTTCGTGCGCCTGCTCAAGGCCCGCCAGGTATCGCCGCTAAAAGAGCCCCGCGCCTACCTCAGCAGCATCGCCCGGGGCCTGATGATCGACCAGTTCCGCCGCCGCGCGCTGGAAAAGGCCTACCTCGAAAGCCTGGCCAGCCTGCCTGAGCAGGAGGCCCCCAGCGAGGAACAGCGCCTGGTCATCCTCGACACCCTCGAACGCCTCGACCTTGCCCTGCACAAGCTGCTGCCCCGGGCGCGCCAGGCGTTCCTGCTGGCCCAGCTCGACGGCCTGGCGCTGAACCAGATCGCCCTGCAGTTGAACGTGTCGCGGGCCACCGTCGAGCGAGATCTGGCCAAGGCCCTGGGCGCCTGCTACCGGTTGCGCTATGCCGACGCCTGAGCAACCACCCAGCCAGGCCCAGGTCGACCAGGCGATCGACTGGCTGGTGCGGCTGCGCTACGACAGCCCCGGCCCGCGCACCGAGCGCCAGTTCCAGCTTTGGCTTGCCAGCGACCCGCTGAATGAACGGGCCTGGCAACGGGTAAGCGCCATGGGCGACGAACTGGCCGGGCTGCCGGGCGAGCTGAGCCGGCGCACCCTGGACGCCAGCCAAAACCTGCGCAGCAGCCGACGTGACCACCTCAAGCTGTTGTCGCTGCTGGCCGTGGGCAGTGCAGTGGGCTGGACCGCACGCGAGCCACTGGGCCTGGCGGCCTTGGTCGCCGACAGCCGCACCGCCACCGGCGAGCACCGCGACCTCACCGGCAACGACGGCAGCCAGATTTGCCTGAACACCGACAGCGCCATCGACCTGCACTACAGCGCCGACCTGCGTCACCTGACGCTGGTGCAAGGTGAAGTCAGCCTGAACAGTAACGCTGGCGATAACCGCCCGTTCCATATCGACACCCGCATCGGTGACCTCGCCACCCAAGGCGGCCAGCTGCTGCTGCGGGAAAACAAGGAAGGGTTACTGCTGGCGGTGCGTCACGGCGAGGTGACGCTGTTCCCCGCATCGCCTGCCGCACACCCGGTCAAAGCCGGTGAGGTGCTGCAGATTTCCAGCAATGGCCGCTACCAGCCCGTCACCCTGCATGGCGACCCCTGGGGCTGGACCGAAGGCGTGCTCAGTGTGCAGCAGATGCCGCTGGGCGAGTTCGTCGACGAGCTGTCGCGCTACCGCCCGGGCCTGCTGCGCTGCGCGCCGGAGGTAGCCGGGTTGAAGGTGTCCGGCACCTACCAGCTGGCCGACACCGACCAGATTCTGCTGCTGATCGCCCGCAGCCTGCCGGTGCGGGTCGACTACCGTACGCGCTATTGGGTGAGTATCGGGGCGGCGTAAGGCCTGGGGCGGGCAGCACAAGACAATTGCCCCAATGGCCTATGCAGCCGCCTGCAACCTGCCCGCCCGGCGATAGGCCTGCCGGGCAAAGCACACGAACAGCCCGGCCATCAGCGCCAGCGCCATGGGCAAGCCATGGGGTGCCACATCCATCGCAGCGCCGCTGACCAGCGGCCCGACCAGGCTGCCCACACCCCACAGCAAGCCCACGCTGGCATTGGCCGTTACCAGGTCCTGGCCCTTGAAGCGCTGGCCGATCAGCACCAGCGCCAAGGTGTAGATCCCCCCCGCCACCGCGCCCAGCACCACCAGCAACGGCCACAGCAGCCAGGTCACCTGCAACAGCCACGGCAACGCGATGCCGATGCCCATGGCCACCAGCCCGCACACCAGGTGCAGCCCGGTGCGCTCGACCCGGTCGGCCAGCCAGCCCAGCGGCAGCTGGAAGACCATGTCGCCGGCGAACACCACGGTCACCATCAGCGCCGCCACACCCACGGCAAAGCCATGACTGGTGGCGTACACCGGCAGCAGCGACAGCACCACCGCATCGAAGAACGAGAAGAACAGCACCGCCACGCACAGCGCCGGGGCGACGCGGAAGAAACCGGCCAGGCCGAAGCTCTTTTCGCCTTCCTCATGCTCGACATGGTCGTTGGGCACGGTTAACAGAATGCACAGCAAGGCCAGGCCGTAGCAGGCGGTGACCACCCCGGTCAGCCACGGGCTGTCGGCACCCAGCAGCGCCAGCAGCGCCGGGCCCAGCACCTGGAAGCCAGTGAAGCTGGTGGCGTACAGGGCCATGATCTTGCCGCGGTTGTGGTCAGGGCACAGCTCGTTGACCCACGACTCGCCGAGGATGATCGCAATGCCCATACCGATACCCAAGCCCAGGCGCAGCAGCGCCAGCCACAGCATCGAGTCGAAGGCCCACTCCAGCAGGGCGATGCTCAGGGTGCACAGGCTGAAGCTAAGCAGGTAGATGACGCGGCGGGTCAGGTGCTTGCAGCAGGCATCGACCATGAACGCCGAAAGCATCATGCCCGCTGCGGGTATCGCCGAGATGATGCCGATCTGCAACGTACCGGCCCCGGCCTCGTGCAGGCGCAACGACACCAGCGGCAGGCTCGCTCCAAGGCTGAAGCCAACCACCGAAACGGCGAACAACAGGCCCGCCAGCAAACGCATGTTCATGTACCACTCCTTGCAAACCGGCACGCACAGGCGCAACGCCCGGGCCGGCTGAAAAACCACTGAAAGATGTTCGAACGCAGGCGCATGCGCACACGCCGGCAAGGCGCGGCACGCAGGGGCGCGGATCAGTTCAGGGCAAGGTGTGGCGAGAAGGTGAAGGCAAACAGGACGCTGCGCCGACGCTTGAGCACCGTGTCGCTCGGCCACGCGCGGCGCGCTGTCGGAGCGACAGGCTGGCGGGGGGAGCTGAAGACATCGGTACGGCGCATTGCATTAGCTACGCAGCAGGAGGAGAGACGGCACTCTAGGCCAAGGGCAGGCAAGCCGTCAATTGGAGCATGGATGAGTAATGGCGGCCCGCGATAACGCAAGAGCTGTGCGCAAAACTGACATTTCTACCAGTTGTAGCCGCGCTGCGCATGGATCAAATTTCAGTGATTCTGGCCCAGAACAAGAGGCAAATATATGGCACATCAAATGGTAGATAGCCCGTCTAGCTCATTACTGGCCACCGATTCTTCAGGATCTGTTTTGCGGCAGCGCTCTACAAACAAAGAACATACGTTTGCTTATAGCCCCTTTGGCTACGACCCTCTGCGCAATAGCCTGTTATCCACCTTGGGCTACAACGCTCAGCCCAGAGACGCCACAGGTAACTATCTGCTCGGTAGGGGTTATCGAGCTTACAATCCCGCCTTGATGATATTTATCTCACCTGACATTTACTCTCCATTTGGTAAGGGAGGACTAAATAGTTATGCCTATTGCAATCGGGACCCGATCAATCTGGTAGACCCGGATGGCGAAGCCGGCGCTCGCCCATTTACGTTCACAATAGATCTACAGCCTGAGATTCAAAGCCGTACTTTCAGACCACGACCAGTCGTACCGGCAGTGCCGAGACAGCCTCAAGCATTAGCCGCCGACCCCATCCGTGCACCTGCACAGGTTGCTCAAGCCGTACTCCGACCACCTTTAGCTGCTGCACTTCAGCAACAAACGCCTTCCTTGCGACGGGTCCGGAATAATCTTGCTGAATTAGTAGCCGCACCAGAAAACTTACGCCCTCCACCACGCAGCACCAGCCTTCTCTCACGCATCGACTCAGCGCTTCACAGGGCATCCCGATTCATTTCTTCAGTTTTTCACCCGAGACGCCCTGCCGTTACTACACGAGCGTGGGAACAGCGTTACTCGGCCCAACAAATGCACCAGAGCTCACGCGCCTTTCGCGAGGCCCAAGCGCGCAACACCAATTTTCCAGTAGCGGATGCAGGGCAAAATCTGCGCCGAGAAAATTAATCAAGCATCAGCATGGACTTTCAATGAATCGAGTCTCCATGCCATAGGCCCTACGCTGTAGCTCAGCGAAGGGCCTTTCGTTTTCACTTCTTGCCAGTAGATGGCAAGAACACAGCCAACAAGCCAAACAACGGCAGGTACGAGCACACCCCGTACACATATTCGATGCCCCGCAGGTCCGCCACATACCCCAAAAGCGCCGCGCCGATGCCGCCGAAGCCGAACATCAGGCCGAAGAAGATCCCGGCGATCATCCCCACGTTGCCCGGCACCAGCTCCTGGGCATACACCACGATGGCCGAGAACGCCGAGGCCAGAATGAAGCCGATCACCACGCTGAGCACGGTGGTCCAGAACAGGTCGGCGTAAGGCAGCACAAGGGTGAACGGCGCCACGCCAAGAATCGAGAACCAGATCACCGCCTTGCGCCCGATGCGGTCGCCGATCGGGCCGCCGAAGAAGGTGCCGGCCGCCACCGCGCCGAGGAACAGGAACAGGTGCAGCTGGGAGCTGGCCACCGACAGCTGGAACTTCTCGATCAGGTAGAAAGTGAAGTAGCTGGTGAAGCTGGCCATGTAGAAGTACTTGGAGAACACCAGCAGGCCCAGCACCACCAGCGCCATCATCACCCGCTGGCGCGAAATGCCGTGGGTAGCCTGCACCGCCTTGCGCGCCTTGGCCTGGTTGAGGTGCTCCTTGTACCAGCGGCGCAGCATCAGGGTGACGGCGAAGAAGAACAGTGCCGCCACGCCGAACCAGGCCACGTGGGTCTGGCCGAAGGGGATGACGATGGCGGCAGCCAGCAGCGGGCCGAATGCAGAACCTGCGTTGCCGCCCACCTGGAAGGTCGACTGGGCCAGGCCGAAGCGCCCGCCGGAAGCCAGCCGGGCGATGCGCGAGGTCTCGGGGTGGAAGGTCGACGAGCCGATACCCACCAGGGCCGACGCCAGCAGAATCATCGGGAAGCTGCCGACGAACGCCAGCATCACAATACCCACCAGGGTGCACAGGGTACCCATGGGCAGCAGGTTGGGGGTCGGGCGCTTGTCGGTGAAGAAGCCCACCCACGGCTGCAGCAGCGAGGCGGTCACCTGGAAGGTCAGGGTGATCAGGCCGATCTGGGTGAAGCTGAGGTCGTAGTTGGCCTTGAGCATCGGGTAGATCGCCGGCAGCACCGACTGGATCAAGTCGTTGATCAGGTGCGCCAGGGCGCAGAAGGTGATGATGCGCATCACCAACGGGCTGGCGGTGCTGGCGGTGCTGGTGGCGCTGCTGGTCGAGGTACTGCTGGTGGCCATGGGCTCGGTTTCCGTGCGCAGGTTGGGAACCGATTATCGTGAAACAAATAGATACGAAGCTACCTTTTTATTTGCACGGGCCACCATCCATCTGGCACACACTTGTAAATGGTTCTCAATATATTTAGCATCCTCGCATCTCCTCACCGTAAACGCTGGGCGTAACCGCCCTGCCCTTGCGAGCACCCCACCCCATGAGCCCGATGCCCGCTTTGCAGCAGCCCGACCCCGAGCAGGAAGCCCTGGACTGGTTCTCGCGCCTGCGCCAGCCCGGTTGCGACGAAGCGTTGCGCCAGGCCTTCGCCAATTGGTGCCAGGACCCGCTCAACGCCCGCGCCTACGCCCAGCTGGAGGCCTACTGGCAAAAGCTGCAGGCGCCGGAGCCGGTACGCCCGCGCCCGCGCGAAACCCGCCTGCGCCGCAGCCGCGTTGGGCTGTGGCTGGGGCTGCTGTTTTTGCTGGTGCTGGCGGTGCTGGCCTTTCTTTACTGGCCCATGCTGCAACGCCTGAGCTGCGAGCTGCACACCGACAGCGGCGAGCGGCGCAGCGTGCGCCTGGCCGACGGCTCGACCCTGCACCTGGACAGCGCCAGCGCGATGAACGTCGATTTGCGCAGCCGTACCCGCCTGCTGCACCTGGTACAGGGGCAGGTGTACCTGGAGGTGATGCTCGATGGCCGGGCCATGGAGGTGCAGGTGGACGATGCGCGTATTCAGGTATTCGGCACCCGCCTGCAACTGGCCCGCTACAGTGACCACGACGAGTTGGTGGTACTGGCCGGCAAGGCCGCCGTGCTGCTGGGCGGCGACCAGCGCATGGTCAATGCCGGCGAGCGGGTGACCTTTACCAGCACGCGCATCAACTCAACGGAAAAAACCGACGCCAAGGCCGCCGACGCCTGGCGCCGTGGCCGCCTGCAAGTCAAGGAAAGGCCGTTGGTTGAGGTGCTGGAGCGCCTGGCCGGTTACCAAGGCCAAAGGGTGTGGCTGATGGACGAGCAAGCCGGCTACCGGCGCGTGAGTGGTGATTTCGACCTGGACCACCCGGCCCAGAGCCTGCAACAGCTGGCCAGCGAACACCACCTGAGCCTGCATGGGGTGCTTGGCCACTGGCTGATCGCCCGCTGAACCGGGTATGCCGGCTAAGTTTTTGAAAGGTTGGAAATTTTTTTTGAAGTGAGTGTTGACAGGTTGGCCTTTCGAGCTAATAATGCGCGCCAAGTTGGCTACATAGCTCAGTTGGTTAGAGCATAGCATTCATAATGCTGGGGTCCGGGGTTCAAGTCCCTGTGTAGCCACCACCTTCAAAAAGGGCTTATCGAAAGATAAGCCCTTTTTATTTGCCTGCAGAAAACCTACCTCACCCCTGCCACTGCCACGGCCAGCCCCAGGCCGATCAACGCCACGCCGATGACCCGGTCCACCAGCACCTGGCGTTCGATCATCAAGCCGCGCAGCCCTCCACTGGAAAAGAACACTGCCACCAAGCTGAACCACGCCCAGTGGGCGAACGACATGAAGCCGCCGTAGGCAAAACTCAGTGCCAGCGAACTGCCGGGCTGCACCACCTGGGTGTAGGCGCTAACCACGAAGAGCATGGTCTTGGGGTTGAGGGCGTTGGTCAAAAAGCCCGTACGCAGCGCCTGGGCAAGGTGCACGTTGCCAATAGCTTCCAGGCCGTCGAGCTGAATGCGGGTGCGGTTGGTCAGCGACTTGTAGCCCAGGTAAATCAAATAGCCCGCACCCAGCACCTTCATGGCCAGGAACAGTGCCGGGCTCTGGCTGATGAGTACGGCGATGCCGAGCACGGTGTACAACACATGTACCTGCACGCCCAGGGCAATGCCTACCGCAGCGGCCAGGCCGGCCTTGCGGCCCTGGGCATAGCTGCTGCGGGTGACCATGGCAAAGTCGGCGCCGGGGCTGATGACGGCCAGGATGGTGAACAGGGCGATGGCGAGGAGTTCGGCCATATAGATACTCGATGGAAATTGACTGAGGCGTGAGTATCGAATGGCTGGGCACGGCATTAAATCGATTAATTGCGCTGTGGATCTGCTAGTTTTCTTCACACATTTTTATTGATGCCACTGGCCCTATCGCCGGCAAGCCCAGCAGAGATCCATGAAACTGCCCCCACTCGCCACCCTG is part of the Pseudomonas fakonensis genome and harbors:
- a CDS encoding DUF3772 domain-containing protein — translated: MGRVSLERFYAGILALLLWVAMPVWAAPVTPVSRLAVAEQQVLDEDASLEQLSERLDQIRQGVTANANDDLLSQLRQSAMQVQRQADALATQRTTDVERLDDQLKVIGPVQADEAESLTRQRQQLTDEKNAVLAEQKEAATLTQSARDLSTQIVNLRRSLFNSQITSRAASPLSPAFWSSLIRPTDEDVARLRELRGEAADAVASAFSVENRGLFITALIAAVLVWTLLRKLLERLLAKAMVRWLPEGRLRRSALALGVSLATLGTIAGSVSLLRWGLESSAELGSDVASLTNHVLTLVVFSAFIAGLGRAMLMLQRPSWRLPPIPDEVASALGWFPKALALSLMVLLTQERINSVIGTSLALTLATNGLTALVVSLLFVAALVSYRRTRRKHELERPTGLAGLIPFVIVVWVVLILLTLLAGYLTLAYFLTAKLLWISVVTTCAYLLVTVFGDLCETLLSPRQPGGLALASALGLQQRHQAQASTILAGIGRTVLLFCAALLAFMPSGTSPGELLLSLADWDGSGGKVLGNLNIVPADIFLALAMLVGGWFAIRVVKRWLSERLLPETDMDAGMRASLVTLVGYLGFLFLAMLVMSTLRINLTSLTWVVSALSVGIGFGLQQIVQNFISGLILLTERPVKVGDWVSLAGVEGDIRRINVRATEIQMSDRSTVIVPNSQFISQNVRNVTMANALGVVGITLTLPLETDPAKVREVLLAAYHEHESILDAPASSVTFKDLTASGMVIGVSGYVASPRQVSGTRSDLLFTILGRLREEGIALSSPASMVLVQEGPRPEEHA
- the ada gene encoding bifunctional DNA-binding transcriptional regulator/O6-methylguanine-DNA methyltransferase Ada, whose protein sequence is MKPYTTDAERWQAVQARDSAACGHFVYAVRSTGVYCQPACKSRLAKRANVEFFDIAAQAEAAGYRACKRCWATQRRTDLVARACRLIEAGDPAPGLDQLGAALNVSPFHLHRQFKAETGLTPKAYASAFRARRLRERLGEAGSVTEAIFDAGYNSNSRFYESAGERLGMRPREYRAGGEGAVIRFALAQCSLGAILVAQSERGICAIFLGDEPEPLLRDLQDKFPKAQLVGGDAGFERLVAEVIGFVEAPALGLALPLDVQGTAFQERVWQALREVPPGCRVSYSDIAERIGAPRAVRAVAQACAANSIAVAIPCHRVVRRDGDLSGYRWGVERKRQLLGRETAPS
- a CDS encoding sigma-70 family RNA polymerase sigma factor, which encodes MQINDTLKPAEVDLLYQTHHRWLRGWLTGRVGCREHAADLAQDTFVRLLKARQVSPLKEPRAYLSSIARGLMIDQFRRRALEKAYLESLASLPEQEAPSEEQRLVILDTLERLDLALHKLLPRARQAFLLAQLDGLALNQIALQLNVSRATVERDLAKALGACYRLRYADA
- a CDS encoding DUF4880 domain-containing protein, encoding MPTPEQPPSQAQVDQAIDWLVRLRYDSPGPRTERQFQLWLASDPLNERAWQRVSAMGDELAGLPGELSRRTLDASQNLRSSRRDHLKLLSLLAVGSAVGWTAREPLGLAALVADSRTATGEHRDLTGNDGSQICLNTDSAIDLHYSADLRHLTLVQGEVSLNSNAGDNRPFHIDTRIGDLATQGGQLLLRENKEGLLLAVRHGEVTLFPASPAAHPVKAGEVLQISSNGRYQPVTLHGDPWGWTEGVLSVQQMPLGEFVDELSRYRPGLLRCAPEVAGLKVSGTYQLADTDQILLLIARSLPVRVDYRTRYWVSIGAA
- a CDS encoding MFS transporter, which encodes MNMRLLAGLLFAVSVVGFSLGASLPLVSLRLHEAGAGTLQIGIISAIPAAGMMLSAFMVDACCKHLTRRVIYLLSFSLCTLSIALLEWAFDSMLWLALLRLGLGIGMGIAIILGESWVNELCPDHNRGKIMALYATSFTGFQVLGPALLALLGADSPWLTGVVTACYGLALLCILLTVPNDHVEHEEGEKSFGLAGFFRVAPALCVAVLFFSFFDAVVLSLLPVYATSHGFAVGVAALMVTVVFAGDMVFQLPLGWLADRVERTGLHLVCGLVAMGIGIALPWLLQVTWLLWPLLVVLGAVAGGIYTLALVLIGQRFKGQDLVTANASVGLLWGVGSLVGPLVSGAAMDVAPHGLPMALALMAGLFVCFARQAYRRAGRLQAAA
- a CDS encoding RHS repeat-associated core domain-containing protein codes for the protein MVDSPSSSLLATDSSGSVLRQRSTNKEHTFAYSPFGYDPLRNSLLSTLGYNAQPRDATGNYLLGRGYRAYNPALMIFISPDIYSPFGKGGLNSYAYCNRDPINLVDPDGEAGARPFTFTIDLQPEIQSRTFRPRPVVPAVPRQPQALAADPIRAPAQVAQAVLRPPLAAALQQQTPSLRRVRNNLAELVAAPENLRPPPRSTSLLSRIDSALHRASRFISSVFHPRRPAVTTRAWEQRYSAQQMHQSSRAFREAQARNTNFPVADAGQNLRREN
- a CDS encoding MFS transporter — its product is MATSSTSTSSATSTASTASPLVMRIITFCALAHLINDLIQSVLPAIYPMLKANYDLSFTQIGLITLTFQVTASLLQPWVGFFTDKRPTPNLLPMGTLCTLVGIVMLAFVGSFPMILLASALVGIGSSTFHPETSRIARLASGGRFGLAQSTFQVGGNAGSAFGPLLAAAIVIPFGQTHVAWFGVAALFFFAVTLMLRRWYKEHLNQAKARKAVQATHGISRQRVMMALVVLGLLVFSKYFYMASFTSYFTFYLIEKFQLSVASSQLHLFLFLGAVAAGTFFGGPIGDRIGRKAVIWFSILGVAPFTLVLPYADLFWTTVLSVVIGFILASAFSAIVVYAQELVPGNVGMIAGIFFGLMFGFGGIGAALLGYVADLRGIEYVYGVCSYLPLFGLLAVFLPSTGKK
- a CDS encoding FecR family protein; translated protein: MSPMPALQQPDPEQEALDWFSRLRQPGCDEALRQAFANWCQDPLNARAYAQLEAYWQKLQAPEPVRPRPRETRLRRSRVGLWLGLLFLLVLAVLAFLYWPMLQRLSCELHTDSGERRSVRLADGSTLHLDSASAMNVDLRSRTRLLHLVQGQVYLEVMLDGRAMEVQVDDARIQVFGTRLQLARYSDHDELVVLAGKAAVLLGGDQRMVNAGERVTFTSTRINSTEKTDAKAADAWRRGRLQVKERPLVEVLERLAGYQGQRVWLMDEQAGYRRVSGDFDLDHPAQSLQQLASEHHLSLHGVLGHWLIAR
- a CDS encoding LysE family translocator; this translates as MAELLAIALFTILAVISPGADFAMVTRSSYAQGRKAGLAAAVGIALGVQVHVLYTVLGIAVLISQSPALFLAMKVLGAGYLIYLGYKSLTNRTRIQLDGLEAIGNVHLAQALRTGFLTNALNPKTMLFVVSAYTQVVQPGSSLALSFAYGGFMSFAHWAWFSLVAVFFSSGGLRGLMIERQVLVDRVIGVALIGLGLAVAVAGVR